Proteins found in one Hevea brasiliensis isolate MT/VB/25A 57/8 chromosome 18, ASM3005281v1, whole genome shotgun sequence genomic segment:
- the LOC110631517 gene encoding LOW QUALITY PROTEIN: late embryogenesis abundant protein, group 3 (The sequence of the model RefSeq protein was modified relative to this genomic sequence to represent the inferred CDS: substituted 1 base at 1 genomic stop codon) yields MAAISITKIVMFNLSGTVPSPPSLFLGSTSKVSRVCFTSASKYNEGRNAAEENRGRASDFTNIAKETTKEGVERARERAEQAKEQSDEMKEKAKERVGEMKENAKVYAYETQESAKGVAQSAAEKTKEGAYKAAETTEKTKEKARDYAHDSKKKAKEGIKKVVETARDVKEKAKDYSGTATDXARDGTIKVVEMVGSVGEKAEQTAKRAWDAAKGTTQKIKETVVGKEHESDDDKREKTMDEDVVDLRRPERGGESNENAKKRRDY; encoded by the exons ATGGCAGCCATTTCCATAACCAAAATCGTCATGTTTAATCTCTCAGGAACCGTCCCTAGCCCTCCTTCTCTCTTCCTTGGATCTACCAGCAAAGTTTCTCGGGTCTGCTTCACTTCTGCTTCCAAATATAACGAG GGCCGAAATGCAGCGGAGGAGAATAGAGGTAGAGCATCAGATTTCACTAATATAGCCAAAGAAACTACCAAGGAAGGCGTTGAAAGAGCCAGAGAACGCGCGGAGCAGGCAAAAGAACAGTCTGACGAAATGAAAGAAAAGGCCAAAGAACGAGTGggggaaatgaaagaaaatgccaaaGTGTATGCATATGAAACCCAGGAAAGTGCCAAAGGCGTGGCTCAATCTGCGGCGGAGAAGACCAAGGAAGGCGCGTATAAAGCAGCAGAGACAACAGAGAAAACGAAAGAAAAAGCAAGAGATTATGCGCACGACTCCAAGAAGAAGGCGAAAGAAGGGATAAAGAAAGTGGTGGAGACTGCACGTGATGTGAAAGAGAAGGCCAAAGATTATTCTGGAACAGCAACTGACTAGGCAAGAGATGGGACAATTAAGGTGGTCGAAATGGTGGGGAGTGTAGGAGAGAAGGCTGAGCAGACGGCGAAGAGAGCATGGGATGCTGCGAAGGGGACTACACAGAAGATAAAGGAAACTGTGGTGGGGAAAGAGCACGAGAGTGATGATGACAAAAGGGAGAAGACAATGGATGAGGATGTGGTGGATTTGAGGAGGCCTGAGAGGGGAGGCGAGAGCAATGAAAATGCGAAGAAGAGAAGGGATTATTGA